One window of the Labilibaculum sp. genome contains the following:
- the lepB gene encoding signal peptidase I: MSSILRNKWFKFSIALIVCLLMIIWIGNYWLILGLPILFDVYISKKVHWAFWKKRGVKKQSAMVEWVDAIIFAIVAATIIRMFFIEAYTIPTSSMEKSLLVGDYLFVSKVAYGPKIPNTPLSFPFAHHTMPLTKSTKSYLEWIQWPYKRLAGINEVKRNDVVVFNFPAGDTIIVGRENPDYYTNLRGLGDQFMSDDMKKGRTLQSEKKYIDMARKYLAQNTEIATRPVDKQENYIKRCVGLPGDTLLCIDGELHVNGKPQDKIEDMQYNYVVRTNGTPINPRKLEELNIAKADIDHRGSDYNLPLSLGKVEELKKLSNVVSIIRRNSTLGISEDVFPFSDHYTWNRDNFGPLVIPKKGQTVSLNLETLPLYERAINAYEGNDLKVQDSTIYINGKIATEFTFKMDYYWMMGDNRHMSADSRYWGYVPEDHIVGKASFIWLSLDKDKTAFSKIRWNRVFKWIH, encoded by the coding sequence ATGAGCAGTATACTAAGAAACAAATGGTTTAAATTTTCAATCGCTCTGATCGTCTGCCTGTTGATGATTATTTGGATAGGTAATTACTGGCTAATATTAGGCCTTCCCATCCTTTTTGATGTATATATTAGTAAAAAAGTGCATTGGGCTTTCTGGAAAAAAAGAGGTGTGAAAAAACAAAGTGCAATGGTAGAATGGGTTGACGCTATTATTTTTGCAATTGTAGCTGCGACCATTATTAGAATGTTCTTTATTGAAGCATATACAATCCCTACTTCATCAATGGAGAAATCCTTACTGGTAGGAGATTATCTTTTTGTGAGCAAAGTAGCATATGGACCAAAAATTCCAAACACGCCGCTATCCTTCCCTTTTGCACATCATACAATGCCTTTAACCAAATCAACTAAATCGTATCTGGAATGGATTCAATGGCCTTACAAACGCCTTGCCGGTATCAACGAAGTGAAAAGAAACGACGTTGTTGTATTCAACTTCCCTGCCGGTGATACTATTATCGTCGGAAGAGAAAATCCAGACTACTATACAAATTTAAGAGGTTTAGGTGATCAATTTATGTCTGATGACATGAAAAAAGGACGGACTCTTCAGTCAGAGAAAAAATATATTGATATGGCACGAAAGTATCTGGCTCAAAACACAGAAATAGCCACTCGTCCGGTAGACAAACAAGAGAACTACATCAAACGATGTGTAGGACTTCCAGGAGATACGCTATTATGCATAGACGGTGAATTGCATGTTAATGGTAAACCTCAGGATAAAATTGAGGATATGCAATACAACTACGTGGTTCGCACAAATGGAACTCCTATTAATCCAAGAAAACTGGAAGAACTAAACATTGCTAAAGCAGACATCGACCATCGAGGATCTGATTACAATCTTCCTCTTTCCCTTGGTAAAGTTGAAGAATTGAAAAAACTGAGCAATGTTGTTTCAATTATTAGAAGAAATTCAACTCTAGGTATTTCTGAAGATGTTTTTCCTTTCAGTGACCATTACACATGGAACAGAGACAATTTTGGACCATTAGTAATTCCTAAAAAAGGACAAACAGTTTCCCTTAATTTAGAGACTCTTCCTTTGTACGAAAGAGCAATTAATGCTTATGAGGGGAACGATTTAAAAGTTCAGGATTCTACGATTTATATCAATGGAAAAATTGCAACGGAATTTACATTTAAAATGGATTACTATTGGATGATGGGTGACAACAGACACATGTCAGCCGATTCCAGATACTGGGGATATGTTCCTGAAGATCATATCGTAGGAAAAGCTTCATTTATATGGCTTTCATTGGATAAAGACAAAACTGCTTTCAGTAAAATCAGATGGAACAGGGTTTTTAAATGGATTCACTAA
- the dapB gene encoding 4-hydroxy-tetrahydrodipicolinate reductase, producing the protein MRIALIGYGKMGKEIEQIALTRGHQIGLIIDQENQADLHTENLKNIDVAIEFTNPDSAFSNYQICFEANVPVVSGTTGWLDKIDLIKEKCQLGSGFFYASNFSLGVNLFFELNKKLASLMAPFSEYNADMEEIHHIHKLDSPSGTAITLAEGIIENHPKKTKWIEATSMKEDELSIFAKRHGSVPGTHSITWHSEVDEISIQHLAYSRKGFALGAVLAAEFMPEKKGFFGMKDLLKL; encoded by the coding sequence ATGAGAATAGCACTTATTGGGTACGGAAAAATGGGCAAGGAAATTGAACAAATTGCTCTAACCCGGGGCCATCAAATAGGATTAATAATTGATCAGGAAAATCAAGCCGATTTGCATACTGAGAACCTTAAAAATATTGATGTTGCAATTGAATTTACAAATCCTGATTCAGCCTTTAGCAACTATCAGATTTGCTTTGAAGCCAATGTTCCCGTTGTATCTGGCACAACAGGATGGCTGGATAAAATAGATTTAATTAAAGAAAAATGTCAGCTAGGCAGTGGCTTTTTCTATGCCTCAAATTTTAGCTTAGGAGTAAATCTGTTCTTCGAACTCAATAAAAAACTAGCGTCACTTATGGCGCCTTTCAGCGAATACAATGCCGACATGGAAGAAATTCATCATATTCACAAGTTAGATTCGCCAAGCGGAACGGCAATTACTTTAGCTGAAGGAATTATTGAGAATCATCCAAAAAAAACAAAATGGATTGAAGCCACAAGTATGAAGGAAGACGAACTTAGTATATTTGCTAAGCGACATGGTTCTGTTCCGGGCACGCACTCAATTACCTGGCATTCAGAAGTTGATGAGATCAGTATTCAACATTTGGCTTATAGTAGAAAGGGCTTTGCTCTTGGTGCTGTTTTAGCCGCAGAATTCATGCCTGAAAAGAAAGGATTTTTTGGTATGAAAGATCTTTTAAAACTATAG
- a CDS encoding NUDIX hydrolase, whose protein sequence is MYTYQYPRPALTVDCAVFCKSNNSLYILLIQRADPPFQDMWAFPGGFVDMDEDIEEAAYRELKEETGFVGVGLEQFRTYGSVDRDPRGRTVSIVYTVTMESDELPAVRGEDDARQAKWQSVEKLPALAFDHDLILSDILKRSQI, encoded by the coding sequence ATGTACACTTATCAATATCCACGGCCGGCACTAACTGTAGACTGTGCTGTTTTTTGCAAATCTAATAATTCGCTTTATATATTGCTAATTCAGAGAGCTGATCCTCCATTTCAGGATATGTGGGCATTTCCTGGTGGTTTTGTTGATATGGATGAAGATATAGAAGAGGCAGCTTATCGGGAACTTAAAGAGGAGACAGGTTTTGTTGGTGTCGGATTAGAACAATTTAGAACATATGGTTCTGTTGACCGTGATCCGAGGGGAAGAACTGTGTCCATCGTTTATACTGTAACAATGGAGTCAGATGAATTGCCGGCTGTTAGAGGAGAAGATGATGCCAGGCAAGCAAAATGGCAATCTGTCGAAAAATTGCCAGCTCTTGCTTTTGATCATGATCTTATTCTGTCTGATATTCTGAAGCGATCACAAATTTGA
- a CDS encoding Zn-dependent hydrolase yields the protein MNRKLIFIFGLIISIVFAFSCQPKKTEEKEKYDSVMQRKLANYAKVKLSADLSNLTANQIKLFSQLIRVANAIDEIYWLQAYGDKNQLLNVITDPDMKEYAMINYGPWDRLDGFAPFTDDFPPRPLGIGFFPEDINQEEFFSLKNDNKYSAFTTLTRTENGLIKVLPYHIAYQNHVNNAVSALKSAAELCETEDFKEYLLQRAEDLLSDNFEKSDHLWMNLKDNPIDFIAGPISNTEDHFIWTKYSYGAFILLRNKQWTKDVEKYSLLLPYLQKSLPVSDEYKKETPSESAEIVIYDVLYNSGYCNAGNKLIGLNLPIGNSITTCAKKLHFKNVMQAKFDQILQPITNLVIDEKQRKHVLFKSFFLNTIFYEISDGLGISQTINGKGSVKEALKEHYNVINELKNDVLRMFFLGQLTDMGQIDDVELMDNYVTYMADVFRSIRFGVKDSQGVANMIRFYYFEENEAFKYNIKSGTYKVNFYKMKKAIESLSKLVLEIQGNGDYETADKLIKTNGFIRNELLQDLYRIQRAKIPKDLVYDQGEKVIISSN from the coding sequence ATGAATCGGAAACTGATATTTATATTTGGACTCATTATTTCGATCGTATTTGCTTTTTCCTGTCAACCAAAAAAAACTGAAGAGAAAGAAAAATACGACTCTGTAATGCAACGCAAATTGGCAAATTATGCAAAAGTTAAACTCTCCGCCGATTTAAGCAATCTTACTGCCAATCAAATAAAATTATTTTCTCAACTAATCAGAGTAGCAAATGCTATTGATGAAATTTATTGGTTGCAGGCATATGGTGATAAAAATCAACTCTTAAATGTGATTACTGATCCAGACATGAAGGAGTACGCAATGATCAATTACGGCCCATGGGATCGTTTAGATGGATTTGCTCCGTTCACCGATGATTTTCCTCCCCGCCCCTTAGGAATTGGTTTTTTTCCTGAAGATATAAATCAGGAAGAATTCTTCTCTTTAAAAAATGACAATAAATACAGTGCTTTTACAACACTAACCCGTACCGAAAATGGATTAATAAAGGTGTTACCTTACCACATAGCTTATCAAAACCACGTAAATAATGCTGTTTCAGCCTTAAAAAGTGCAGCCGAACTCTGCGAAACTGAAGATTTTAAGGAATACCTTTTGCAACGTGCTGAAGATTTACTTTCTGATAATTTTGAGAAAAGTGATCATTTGTGGATGAATTTGAAAGACAATCCCATCGATTTTATTGCAGGCCCTATTTCAAACACAGAAGATCATTTCATCTGGACAAAATATTCCTACGGTGCATTTATTTTATTAAGAAACAAACAATGGACTAAGGATGTTGAGAAATACTCTTTGCTACTTCCTTATTTGCAAAAAAGCCTTCCTGTATCCGATGAATATAAAAAAGAAACCCCCTCTGAATCGGCAGAAATCGTAATTTATGATGTTTTATACAATTCTGGTTATTGCAATGCAGGTAATAAACTAATTGGTTTAAACCTACCTATTGGCAACAGCATAACTACTTGCGCTAAAAAATTACATTTCAAGAATGTAATGCAAGCCAAATTTGACCAGATTCTTCAACCGATTACGAATTTAGTTATAGATGAAAAACAACGCAAACACGTATTATTTAAGTCATTTTTTTTAAATACAATTTTTTATGAAATAAGCGATGGTCTTGGAATCTCACAAACCATAAATGGAAAAGGTAGTGTAAAAGAAGCTTTAAAAGAACATTACAATGTAATAAATGAATTAAAAAATGATGTTCTTCGAATGTTTTTCCTTGGACAACTTACTGATATGGGCCAGATTGATGATGTTGAACTAATGGATAATTACGTTACTTATATGGCAGATGTATTTAGATCTATTCGTTTTGGAGTGAAGGATTCACAAGGAGTTGCCAATATGATTCGGTTTTACTATTTTGAAGAAAATGAGGCCTTTAAATACAATATAAAAAGTGGTACTTACAAAGTAAATTTTTACAAAATGAAAAAGGCCATTGAGTCATTATCAAAATTAGTTCTTGAAATACAAGGGAACGGTGATTATGAAACCGCAGATAAGCTGATTAAAACCAACGGATTTATTCGTAACGAGCTGTTACAAGACTTATATCGAATCCAACGGGCAAAAATCCCTAAAGATCTTGTTTACGATCAGGGTGAAAAAGTTATAATTTCGAGTAATTAA
- a CDS encoding TonB-dependent receptor domain-containing protein, giving the protein MIRLFLCIISLLYNLSAFAQIVKLTDSKTNKAIENVYIFDSKNSISTNSMGEARLAGFSKNKPIYFQHPSYKNLQFTFSELENKSFIVSLQSNIFRISEVMISANKWEENSNEIPIKLIKITKDHINQSTAQTSADLLKESNQVYIQKSQLGGGSPMIRGFAANRVLIVLDGIRLNNAIYRSGNLQNIINIDPNCLESAEVILGPGSIIYGSDAIGGVMDFHTIKPRLSTSEVPNINFSFKSRYSSANNEAMNHAKYSFGTSKWSLAGSVSYSDFSDLKMGKHGPDYYLRPQYVISRNGIDAIIQNPNPENQKHSGYSQINVLQKIRFKASETMDLQYNFQHSETSNIPRYDRLIQYSGGQLKYAEWFYGPQKLQLHSLKINNSKPTFLYNSYKVIAGYQNYQESRHSRKFGSSTLTNRDENLKIYSVNADAEKQINSSSLLFYGSEWTHNKINSYGNDTDIFSNEKLETASRYPDNSKYTSLALYSNLKWKLNSKWTLNTGIRYSHFWITSNLNNRFYNFPFDNLNLSLGAVNAGIGISYLSNKGWLLKLNATSGFRAPNIDDVAKVFDSEPGKVVVPNKNLKPETVYNFEINLSKNFSNILFLDLNGFYSFLDQAMLRKDFSFNGQTTLIYDGEESSVQAIVNTDNAKIWGGNFSAILKITDRFSANTSFTFTKGKYKDGSPVRHVPPLFGNTSVTYKAKHLTSKLSLEFNDEISYKDLAGTERDKAYLYAKDKNGNPYSPFWMILSFNNQIQISKKLHINISVENILDKRYRPYSSGISASGRNFILGVCYTI; this is encoded by the coding sequence ATGATCCGTCTGTTTCTTTGTATTATTTCACTACTCTATAACTTGAGTGCATTTGCTCAGATAGTTAAACTTACTGATTCAAAAACAAACAAAGCAATAGAAAATGTATACATCTTTGATTCAAAAAATTCCATATCAACCAATAGTATGGGAGAAGCAAGATTGGCTGGTTTCTCAAAAAACAAGCCTATCTATTTTCAACATCCTTCTTATAAAAACCTTCAATTTACTTTTTCTGAATTAGAAAACAAATCATTCATTGTCTCCCTTCAATCCAACATATTCCGAATATCAGAGGTCATGATATCTGCAAATAAATGGGAAGAAAACAGTAATGAAATACCAATAAAGCTTATAAAAATAACCAAAGATCACATAAACCAAAGTACAGCTCAAACCAGTGCAGATTTATTAAAGGAAAGCAATCAGGTTTACATTCAAAAAAGCCAATTGGGAGGAGGCAGTCCAATGATTAGAGGATTTGCTGCCAACAGAGTTCTCATTGTATTGGACGGTATTCGCCTCAACAATGCCATTTACAGGAGTGGCAACCTTCAAAATATAATCAATATTGATCCAAACTGTCTTGAATCGGCTGAAGTAATATTGGGCCCAGGATCCATTATTTATGGAAGTGATGCAATTGGTGGCGTAATGGATTTTCACACGATTAAACCGCGTCTGTCAACTTCTGAAGTGCCTAATATTAACTTTTCATTTAAATCCAGATATTCATCTGCCAATAATGAAGCAATGAATCATGCCAAATACAGTTTTGGAACTTCCAAATGGAGTTTAGCTGGTAGTGTTAGCTATTCTGATTTCTCGGATCTAAAAATGGGAAAACATGGTCCCGATTATTACTTACGACCTCAATATGTAATCAGCAGAAATGGCATCGATGCAATAATCCAAAATCCAAATCCTGAAAATCAAAAACACAGTGGCTATTCCCAGATTAATGTATTGCAAAAAATACGTTTCAAAGCTTCAGAAACTATGGATCTTCAATATAATTTTCAACATTCCGAAACATCAAACATTCCAAGATACGATCGATTAATACAATATTCAGGTGGTCAGTTAAAATATGCCGAGTGGTTTTACGGACCACAAAAACTTCAATTGCATTCTTTAAAAATCAACAATTCCAAACCAACATTTCTATATAATTCTTACAAAGTAATAGCTGGTTATCAAAACTATCAGGAAAGCAGACATAGCAGAAAATTCGGTTCTTCAACACTAACAAACAGAGATGAGAATCTTAAAATATACTCCGTAAATGCTGATGCTGAAAAGCAAATAAATTCATCTTCTCTATTGTTTTATGGAAGTGAATGGACTCACAATAAAATAAATTCTTACGGAAATGATACCGATATTTTTTCCAATGAAAAATTAGAAACAGCAAGTCGTTACCCTGATAATTCTAAATACACCAGTTTGGCATTATACTCCAACTTAAAGTGGAAGTTAAATTCAAAATGGACCCTGAATACAGGAATACGATATTCTCATTTTTGGATAACATCTAATCTGAACAATCGCTTTTACAATTTCCCTTTTGACAACTTAAATCTTTCTTTAGGGGCTGTAAATGCAGGCATCGGCATAAGTTATTTATCAAATAAAGGATGGTTGCTTAAACTAAATGCAACATCAGGATTCAGAGCTCCAAATATAGATGATGTTGCAAAGGTTTTTGATTCGGAACCCGGAAAAGTTGTTGTTCCGAACAAGAATTTAAAACCTGAAACGGTATATAATTTTGAAATTAATTTGAGTAAAAATTTCTCCAACATTCTATTTCTTGACTTAAATGGATTCTACTCCTTCTTAGATCAGGCTATGCTTAGAAAAGATTTTTCGTTCAACGGGCAAACCACTCTAATTTATGATGGTGAAGAAAGCTCGGTTCAAGCCATCGTAAATACAGATAATGCCAAGATATGGGGAGGTAACTTTAGTGCGATTTTGAAGATAACTGATCGTTTTTCGGCCAATACAAGCTTTACATTTACAAAAGGGAAATACAAAGATGGCAGCCCTGTACGACACGTTCCTCCATTATTTGGAAATACATCGGTAACCTATAAAGCGAAACACTTAACATCAAAACTAAGCCTTGAATTTAATGATGAGATCAGTTATAAGGATCTTGCTGGTACAGAAAGAGACAAAGCGTATTTGTATGCCAAAGACAAAAATGGTAATCCCTACTCGCCTTTCTGGATGATTTTAAGCTTTAACAATCAAATTCAGATCAGCAAGAAGCTTCATATCAATATAAGTGTGGAAAACATCTTAGACAAGCGATACCGACCCTATTCATCTGGAATTAGTGCAAGTGGTAGGAATTTTATATTGGGAGTTTGTTATACTATTTAA
- a CDS encoding C40 family peptidase, translating to MNYGISDLSIIPVRKEPAERSEMVTQLLFGEHFEILEDIENWSKIRLAFDNYVGWVDTKMITPIDEELFKTLSKELQVVANDTFNLVFQEQDYSNKLIVPGSSFPFCDLEKKSFRIADKDYFYQGKVSENTSAEHLRDSIIESALKYFNSPYLWGGRTPYGIDCSGLTQIVYKLNGIVLPRDASQQVLIGDTLTFVEEALPGDLAFFDNEDGKITHVGIIWDRHKIIHASGNVRIDNVDHQGIFNVDKKRYTHKLRVIKRIINQ from the coding sequence ATGAATTACGGAATTTCCGATCTAAGTATTATACCTGTCCGAAAAGAGCCGGCTGAAAGAAGTGAAATGGTAACTCAATTATTATTTGGGGAGCATTTTGAGATTCTTGAAGATATCGAAAACTGGTCAAAAATTCGATTGGCGTTTGACAATTACGTAGGTTGGGTTGATACCAAAATGATTACTCCGATTGATGAAGAACTATTTAAAACACTAAGTAAGGAGCTTCAGGTTGTTGCTAATGATACGTTTAATTTGGTTTTTCAGGAGCAGGATTACTCTAATAAATTGATTGTTCCTGGAAGTTCATTCCCATTTTGTGATTTGGAGAAGAAGTCATTTCGAATTGCTGATAAGGATTATTTTTATCAGGGCAAAGTTTCTGAAAATACTTCTGCCGAGCACTTGCGTGATTCAATAATCGAAAGTGCTTTAAAATATTTTAATTCCCCATATTTATGGGGAGGAAGAACTCCTTACGGAATAGATTGTTCCGGATTAACTCAAATTGTTTACAAGCTTAATGGTATTGTTTTGCCAAGGGATGCAAGTCAGCAGGTTTTAATTGGAGATACTCTAACTTTTGTAGAAGAGGCCCTGCCTGGTGATTTGGCTTTTTTTGATAATGAAGATGGAAAAATTACTCATGTTGGTATTATTTGGGACCGGCATAAAATTATTCATGCTTCTGGCAATGTTCGCATTGATAATGTAGATCATCAGGGAATATTTAATGTCGATAAAAAGCGTTACACTCATAAGTTAAGAGTGATTAAAAGAATTATTAACCAGTAA
- a CDS encoding WbqC family protein, whose protein sequence is MKNSKVLLTTSFFAPIQYYCKLIQYPEIVIEQWEHYSKQSYRNRCNIYGANGILPLSVPVVKATNKKVLTKDVKISYDTNWQKLHWKGIESAYKSSPFYEYYIDDLECFFIQKWDYLLEYNNEIQKEIFGILEIEPNIQFTEDFVDFGTSEYDDFREKIHPKSSKLETNNTFTAKKYTQVFGEKYGFIENLSILDLIFNLGPDSLSYLESINSNL, encoded by the coding sequence ATGAAAAACTCCAAAGTCTTACTGACAACATCTTTTTTTGCCCCCATTCAATATTACTGTAAATTAATTCAATACCCAGAAATCGTGATTGAACAATGGGAACATTATTCAAAACAGTCGTACAGAAACCGATGTAATATTTATGGAGCAAATGGTATTTTACCTCTATCCGTTCCAGTTGTAAAGGCAACAAATAAAAAGGTACTTACCAAGGATGTTAAGATATCATATGATACCAATTGGCAAAAATTGCACTGGAAAGGCATTGAGTCAGCCTACAAATCTTCTCCTTTTTACGAGTATTATATTGATGATTTAGAGTGCTTCTTCATTCAAAAATGGGATTATTTACTTGAATACAACAATGAAATCCAGAAAGAAATATTCGGTATTCTTGAGATCGAACCAAATATTCAGTTCACTGAGGACTTTGTTGATTTTGGCACATCTGAATATGATGATTTCCGGGAAAAGATACACCCGAAGTCTTCAAAATTAGAAACAAACAATACATTTACAGCAAAAAAATACACCCAAGTGTTTGGAGAAAAATATGGTTTTATTGAGAATCTGAGTATTTTAGATTTAATTTTCAATTTGGGACCAGACAGTCTAAGCTATCTGGAATCAATAAATTCAAATTTGTGA
- a CDS encoding HDIG domain-containing metalloprotein, with the protein MNKYFRWIRQNLNNIYRFLITSITIILITLLFPNIGNFKYEYQKGKPWMHETLIAPFDFALLKTESEISQEKDSILNKFYPFFKKDTAVITEITNKFNTDFDKKLNLFTKSGSYKKLNNSNQTTKKEFAQLKEHLISNLNKIYEFGIADFQNEQKELGYKRPDFINKSVNNLNEVVPVENIYTPKSAYQFITNQLKTDFPSSAYQSFIQDLNIDSYLLPNLFYDATMSEQVKASMLSMVSISKGIIESGTRIVLVGDVIDDHTFLVLESLKKDYENILGSSQNHYLIVIGQCMLIISCILLLFLYLRNFRKQILHDNKKLLFILLFVLLYVALTTLVLKFTKVNVYIIPFALITIVVRTLMDSRTALFVFIITVLLTGFLAPNGFEFVFLQLSAGIMAIYSLPRLERRGQLVLTGIITFLTYSIVYFAFAITQESNIADIKWINFMFFAINCLSITFSYSLIYIFEKLFGFLSDVTLIELSNQNHPLLRQLLQHSPGTFQHCLQVANLAEAAINKIGGNPLLVRTGALYHDIGKMKHPAYFIENQLTNSNPHDKLDFDKSAQIITDHVKFGVKIAKKHKLPQLIIDFIETHHGAGRVQYFYTSFKNKYPDKEIDEEKFTYPGPDPFTKETAILMMADSVEASSRSLKEKTPETIRTLIDKIIDKQIAENRFQNADITFKNINQVKEIFTNALINVYHARIEYPKENE; encoded by the coding sequence ATGAATAAATACTTCAGGTGGATTCGACAGAATTTAAACAATATATACAGGTTTTTGATCACTTCGATAACCATTATTCTCATCACCCTATTGTTTCCTAATATTGGCAACTTCAAATACGAATACCAAAAAGGAAAACCATGGATGCACGAAACCTTAATTGCACCATTTGATTTTGCTCTTTTAAAAACTGAAAGTGAAATTTCGCAGGAGAAAGACAGCATATTGAACAAATTCTACCCTTTCTTTAAAAAAGATACTGCTGTAATTACAGAAATAACGAATAAATTCAATACTGATTTTGATAAGAAATTGAACCTGTTCACAAAGTCGGGTTCTTATAAAAAACTAAATAATTCGAATCAAACTACAAAAAAAGAATTCGCACAACTCAAAGAACATCTGATATCCAATCTCAATAAAATTTATGAATTTGGAATCGCAGATTTTCAAAATGAACAGAAAGAATTAGGCTACAAACGTCCAGATTTCATAAATAAATCAGTAAATAATTTAAACGAAGTTGTTCCTGTTGAAAATATATATACACCCAAAAGTGCATATCAATTTATCACGAATCAACTAAAAACAGATTTTCCTTCTTCTGCTTATCAGAGTTTTATTCAGGATTTAAACATTGACTCTTATCTTTTGCCTAATCTGTTTTACGATGCAACAATGTCTGAACAGGTTAAAGCCAGTATGTTGTCCATGGTATCCATTTCAAAAGGTATTATTGAATCTGGAACCCGGATTGTTCTTGTTGGTGATGTAATAGATGATCATACATTTCTTGTTTTAGAATCACTAAAAAAGGATTATGAAAATATTCTGGGATCGTCACAGAACCATTATTTAATCGTTATTGGACAATGCATGCTAATTATTTCATGTATTCTTTTACTGTTTCTTTATCTGCGAAATTTTAGAAAGCAAATCTTACATGACAACAAAAAACTACTCTTTATACTATTATTTGTGCTGCTATACGTTGCACTAACAACTCTTGTTCTTAAATTCACTAAAGTCAATGTCTACATCATTCCATTCGCGTTAATAACGATCGTTGTGAGAACTCTGATGGATAGTCGAACCGCTCTCTTTGTTTTTATAATAACCGTTTTGCTTACCGGATTTCTTGCCCCTAATGGCTTCGAATTTGTATTTCTTCAACTTTCAGCTGGTATTATGGCAATTTATAGCCTACCTAGATTAGAGCGCCGCGGACAGTTGGTATTAACGGGAATCATTACCTTCTTAACCTATAGCATTGTCTACTTTGCTTTTGCCATAACTCAAGAATCAAATATCGCTGACATTAAATGGATAAACTTCATGTTCTTTGCCATAAATTGCTTATCAATAACATTCTCTTACTCACTGATATACATTTTCGAAAAACTTTTTGGCTTTCTTTCTGATGTTACATTAATTGAGCTCTCGAATCAAAATCATCCGCTCTTACGCCAACTACTACAGCACTCTCCAGGAACTTTTCAGCATTGCCTGCAAGTAGCGAATTTAGCCGAAGCGGCTATCAATAAAATTGGTGGAAATCCTTTACTGGTTCGTACCGGAGCTTTATATCATGACATTGGAAAAATGAAACACCCGGCTTATTTTATTGAAAATCAATTAACAAACTCGAATCCTCATGACAAATTAGATTTTGATAAAAGTGCTCAGATTATAACTGATCATGTTAAATTTGGGGTTAAAATTGCAAAGAAACACAAGCTTCCTCAGCTAATTATAGATTTTATTGAAACCCATCATGGTGCCGGAAGAGTCCAGTATTTCTACACTTCATTTAAAAATAAATATCCTGACAAGGAAATTGATGAAGAAAAATTCACATATCCAGGTCCGGATCCTTTCACCAAAGAAACAGCAATACTAATGATGGCAGATTCCGTAGAAGCATCATCACGGAGTTTAAAAGAAAAAACGCCTGAAACGATACGGACTCTTATTGATAAAATAATTGACAAGCAAATTGCCGAAAACCGCTTCCAAAATGCTGATATTACTTTCAAAAATATCAATCAAGTCAAGGAAATTTTTACAAATGCTCTTATTAACGTTTATCATGCTCGAATTGAGTATCCCAAAGAGAATGAATAA